The window GTATAACGAAAAGGCTGCAGAACAATACGTAGCTATGATGCAAAGCAAATTAGGATTGTTTTTAGAAAGTGAAAATGATGTTTCCTTAATTTTTAGTTTAGACGAAATCCTTCAGCTAACCGAAACGGATATGACTATCTTTTTTAGAAACTTAAGTGCTTTTTCTGCGAAAAACCCTTCGGAAGGATTACAAATTATTCAGGATGCTTTTTATACACCAAACGAAATTTCCGAGGTTATAAAAGAAAAATGGAATACTTGGTTTACAGATTACGCCAATCGTTTACAAAAGGAAAGTATTTCCGCCGAAGCGCGAAAGGAAAAAATGAATCAGGTCAATCCTAAATATGTCCTTCGTAATTATATGTCGCAACTAGCCATTGACGATGCCAACAAAGGCGATTACAAATTGATAGACACCCTATTTCAGCTACTTAAAAAACCATACGAAGAGCAACCAGAAAATGAAAAATGGTTTGCCAAGCGTCCGGATTGGGCAAGAAATAAAGTCGGCTGTTCTATGTTATCTTGTAGTTCATAATTCGTTAATTAAAATAAAAACACAAATTGTCCGCAGGTTATTCTGAAGGCATTTAAAACACTAAAAACAAATACAATGTTAGGATTAGGTACTGCAGCATTAGGAAGACCACAATACATTAATATACGAACGGATAAAAATGTAAATCCGCATTTAGAAGCCTTTAAACAGAATAGCTTTAACGTGTTAGAGCACGCGTACCAATTAGGAATTCGGTATTTTGATACTGCTCCTGGCTACGGATTGGCAGAAGATTTATTATTAGAGTGGCTACAAACCAAAAACGACCCTACAATTCAAATAGCAACAAAATGGGGTTATACCTATGTCGCAAATTTTGACGCAAATGCAAAAGTGCATGAAGTAAAAGAACACAGTTTAGAAAAACTAAAGGAACAATGGGAAGTATCGAATGCATTTCTTCCGAATTTAAAAATATATCAAATACATTCTGCAACCTTAGAAACTGGTATTCTAAATAATACCGACGTCTTAAGGCATTTAGCTTTTTTAAAAAACGAACATAACACACAAATTGGAATTACAACCACTGGAAGCAACCAATTGGAAGTCATAAAAAAAGCATTAGATGTTTCGGTGGAAGGAAAACAGCTGTTTGATGGTTTTCAGATTACCTATAATATTTTAGATCAAAGTTTAGAAGCCATAGCGAAGGAACTAGTACAACAAGACAAGAAAATTATTATTAAAGAAGCCGTTGCAAATGGTAGAATCTTTAGAAACTCTAAGTATCCTGAGTACGCTAAATTATATGATACTTTAGAAACATTAGCAACAAAACACCAAGTAGGATTAGATGTAATCGCTTTAAAATTTTGTCAGCAAAACATTAAAAACAGTATTGTTTTAAGTGGCGCAAGTAATACAGAACAATTAAAATCGAATCTTCAAGTAGATACAATTACCTTATCGGAAGAAGAAATAAATCTGCTAAAAACCTTTAAAGTCAATCCAATGGAATATTGGCAAGAAAGAAAACAATTAGCGTGGAATTAAATTAATAGGAAAACTTTTTATGATTAAAATAGCATTTGGAGGAGGTTGTCATTGGTGTACCGAAGCTGTTTTTCAGTCTTTAAAAGGTGTAGAAAAAGTGGAACAAGGTTTTGTTGCTTCCAATGAGGAAAACTCTAGTTTTTCGGAAGCAGTTATTGTGCATTTTAATCCGGAAGAAATAACATTAAAAATAGTAACAGAAGTACATTTAAGAACACATAAAAGTACCAGCAATCATTCGATGCGTGAGAAATACCGTTCTGCAATTTATACATTTTCCGAAGCACAAAAAGAGGAAGCTTCCGATTTAATTAAAAGTTTTCAATCCGCGTTTAATCATCAATTAATTACACAAGTATTGCCTTTTTCGGTATTTAAAGGGTCGCGTGAAGCGATTCAGAATTACTATATTAAAAATCCTGAAAAGCCCTTTTGCAAAAAATTTATTCATCCGAAATTAGAAATGCTTTCTAAAAAGTTTTCGGAGTATCTTAAAAAATAAATCCAACATTATGAAAAGCACCAAACTAAAAATAGAAAATAAAAACGGACAAGCTTTACAAGCACATCTGGAATTACCCGCAAATCAGAAACCAAACTACTACGCTATTTTTGCACATTGCTTTACCTGCAGTAGTACTTTAAGTGCTGTAAAAAATATTAGTCGTGCGTTAACTTCTCATGGTTTTGGGGTACTCCGATTTGATTTTACCGGATTAGGAAAAAGTGAAGGAGAATTTGCCGAGAGTCATTTTTCTGCCAATGTAGACGATTTAATAGCAGTGAGTAATTATATGCAATTACACTACAAAGCACCATCGTTATTAGTAGGTCATTCGCTTGGTGGTGCAGCAGTTATTGCGGCGGGAGCACAATTAGAAAATATAAAAGCAATTGCAACTATTGGTGCTCCTTCTTCTGTAGATCATGTGACACATTTATTTTCTCATGGAATAAATGAGGTAAAAGAAAAAGGAGAAGCGCTAGTAAATATTGGTGGCCGACCTTTTACTATTAATAAAGATTTTATTGAAAACTTTAGCAAAACCGATTTACCTACTATTGTAAAAAACTTGCGCAAACCAATACTGGTTATGCATTCGCCAACAGATACTATAGTCGGAATTAAAAATGCAGAAGAGATTTATCACAACGCACATCATCCTAAGAGTTTTATCACGTTGGATGGCGCCGATCATTTATTAACTAATTCGAAAGATAGCGTGTATGCTGGAAATATGATTGGTACTTGGGTACAACGCTATTTTGAACCCGTAGAAAATGAAATGCTAGAAACCAAAGGAGAACAATTGGTTGGTCATTTAAATCTATTAGAAGATAATTTCACCACTACTATTCAAACAAAAAATCATAACCTAATTGCAGATGAGCCAATAGCTGCTGGTGGTGATGACTTTGGACCATCACCTTACGATTTTTTAAGTGCTGGTTTAGCGGCATGTACGGCAATGACATTAAAAATGTATGCCCAAAGAAAAAAATGGGATTTACAAGAAGTTTTTGTGTATATCACCTATTCTAAAAAGCATAGCGATGATTTAAGGATGGAAGTAGATAAACCAACACGCTTTGATCATTTACAAAAGAAATTAAAATTTGTTGGAAATCTAGACGACAAGCAAAAACAAAGATTAAAAGAAATTGCTTCTAAATGTCCTGTGCACAGAACCTTGCAAAGTGAGGTTTTAATAGATACGGAATTAGTCTAATTAAGAAGTACAAAATAAAAGGAAACTAAAAATTTAAATCCTTTGATTTAAAATAAAAGGCATAAAAAGAGGTTAAGATATAAGCTTCGGCATAATTAATGTTACAAACTTGTATATTTGAAAAATTTTTAGAATTTATGAAAAAAATAATCCTACTCCTTTTACTTAGCATAAGTGCTGTTTCGTTTGCTCAAAACAATGCATTTCAAGCTGGTGAAAAATTAAGTTTTACAGCATCATACAATATGTCTGGTTTATTAACAGACCTTGCAGAAGTACGTATGGAAACTAGTCAAGTTAAAACTTCTTCAGCTACTTTGTTACGTCTTAAATGCACAGCAACAACCTATAGCAAATGGGATAACTTTTTTAAAATTCGAGACATCTACGAAAGTTATGTAAATCCAAACACACTTACACCTTACTTATACCAAAGAGATATTGATGAAGGCGGACATTACAAATTTGTGAAATATACTTTCAATCATAAATCAAATACGGTAAAAAGTTTAAGAAGACAAAAAAGCAAAAATTTTGATTCTGGTTTTTGGGATAGAAATGATGTAGTAAAAATAAATCCAGGAACGAAAGATTTGGTAACCACCATTTACCATATTAGAAATTTAGACATCCATAAAGCGCCTGTTGGAGCTTCTGATTCTTTTAAAGTATTATTTGATAATGAAGAAACAAGAATTTCTTTTACCCTTTTAGGAAAAGAAACGATTAGCACCAATATTGGTAAAAAAGAATGTTACAAACTAGCTATTCGAATAGACGGTAGTGATGTTTTAAGAGGAAATAATGCTAACATACTATGGTTAACAGCAGACGAAAATAAAATACCAGTATATGCAAAATTTAGAGTTGCAGTTGGTAGTGGAGAACTTAAAATAAAATCGGCAACAGGTTTAAAAAATTAAAATAGTTATGAGAAAATTATTTATTATCTTGGGTTTAATTGCAGCAATAATTGCAGTTGTTTTATCTTCTTTGCCATTATTTAACATGGCATTTATTCCTGCTTTAGCTGCTTTAGCTTTTGGTTTCGCAGCCTTTTATTCATCTAAAAAGGAAAATGAATCTAAAAAAGTAGTGCAGTTAATATTTTTACTAACGATAGTCTCTTTATGTCTTTCTATATATAAAGCCGTTTTTAGCGAAACGAAGGTTGGTGATACGAAAGAATTAGAAGTTCGTGAACAAAAAGCAGAAGATAACGCCATTGAAGAATTAGAAGATTTAGATTTATCTGATATTAAAATAGATCCAGAAATTCGCATACAAGAAGCAGAAGATAAAGCCATTGAAGAACTAGAAGGTTTAGATTTATCTAAATAATCATTACCAAATTTTGTATATATTTGATGCTCAAAAAATTGACGATTTATGAAGATGTATTTTCTACTTTCTGCTTTTATTCTTATTGGCTCTTGTGCAGAAAAAAAATATGCTACAAAAATTGAAAACCTTAAAGATAGCATAGTTCTTATAGATGGAGATTTAGCTAAAAAATATGCTGCTACAATTACCGCCAAAGCATTAAAAATAAAACTATACCAATTTGCTTCCAGTGATTTTCAAGGTCGCGCCACAGGAGAAGAAGGTCAAAAAAAAGCAGCTAACTTTTTATCCGATTTTTATAAATCACAAGGCATAGCATCACCAATTGCAGACACTACATATTATCAAAACATACCAAAAGAATTTTTACCAGAAGGCACAAATGCTTCCGAAAACGTATTAGCATTTATTAAAGGAAGTGAAAAACCAGAAGAAGTGCTTATTATCTCGGGACATCTAGACCATTTAGGAATAGAGAATGATGAAATACATTTTGGAGCAGATGATAATGGCTCTGGTTCGGTTGCTATACTAGAAATTGCGAAAGCATTTAGAAAAGCAGAATTAGATGGTTATAGACCAAAAAGAAGCATCCTTTTTTTACACCTAACTGCTGAAGAAATAGGTTTACAAGGATCCCTATTCTATACCAAAAATCCAATTTTTAAATTAGAAAATACGATCGCTAATCTAAATATAGATATGATAGGAAGAGTAGATCCGTTTCATATAGAAAACCCGAATTACATATATATTATTGGTGCAGACCGGCTAAGCAAAGAGCTACATTATGTTAGCGAAAAAGTAAACAACACTACCACCAATTTACATTTAGAATATAAGTATAACAGTGAAGACGATAGTAACAGATACTACTACAGAAGCGATCATTATACCTTTGCAAAACACAATATTCCTGTAATTTTTTATTTTAATGGAGAACACAAAGATTACCACAAACCAACAGACACTCCAGATAAAATAAATTATGCTGTCTTAGAAAAAAGAACAAAACTCATCTTTGCTACTGCTTGGCAACTTGCTAATCAAGAAAATAAGCTTTTAATGAATACCGATTTTTAAAATTTAGTTGTTAAAATTTTAATAAACCTTTTTAATTATTTCTGCTTTTATTTCGCTTTTTCGTAATATAGTAGATTACTATTCATTATAGTACACAACAAAACCAACTCATTTTATTAAAACACAATCTTATGAAAAAACTGTTATTCCTTTTTGGGATATCTACAATACTCTTTTCTTGTGGGTCTTCGCAAAACAAAACAGCAACAAATAGTACAAAATCCCAAGATGTTACAACCTTTGGAAACAGTATTACTTCTGCTGAACTTAAAGAAGCACTTTACACCTATGCTTCCGATGAATTTGAAGGTAGAAACACTGGAGATCCCGGACAAAAGAAAGCAGTAGAATATTTAAAAAATCATTATGTAAACCTAGGAATTCCTTCCGCATTACCTAATAATGATTACTTTCAAGAAGTACCATTACAAACATTAAGTACACCAGAAATAGATTTATTAGTAAACGGAAAATCATTTACAAATATTGAAGACTACGTATCTGTGATTTCTAGTCCAGATGGCACCTTTGATGCTAAAGAAATAATCTATGTTGGCTATGGTATTGATGATGAAAAATTCTCAAGCTATACCAATTTAGATGTAAAAGGTAAAGTCGTTCTTTTTAAAGCAGGAGAACCTAAAAACAGTGATGGAAACTATACGATTTCCGGAACTGATGAAACTTCAAAATGGTCTAATCTAAGACAAGAATTTGTTGCCAAACGTGAGGCTGCAGAAAACAAAGGTGCAAAAGCAGTTTTATTCTATAATGCAGATGCTTACAGTTTTGTTGCCAAAAGATTTGGAGGAAGTCATGGTAGAATGTCTTTAGTAGAACCACCAAAAGACCTATACTACTTCATTATAAATACCGATTTAGCAAAAGCAATTCATAGCACTATTGATACTTCAGACAAAACAGAAACACTAAATAGCGCTATTGAATTTAATTATAAAAATGCTTCTAATACTTTTGAATCTGAAAATGTGGTAGCTATCATTAAAGGAAGTGAAAAACCTGAAGAATATATTGTAGTATCTGCACATTTAGATCACGAAGGTATCAAAGACGGTGAAATTTATAATGGTGCAGATGATGACGGTTCTGGTACCGTGGCGATTCTAGAAATTGCAGAAGCATTTCAAAAAGCAGTAGAAAACGGACAAGGACCAAAACGTTCTATCGTTTTTTTACACGTAACAGGAGAAGAAAAAGGCTTACTAGGTTCTAAATATTACACAGACCAAGATCCAATTTTTCCGTTAGCAAATACGGTTGCCGATTTAAACATAGACATGATTGGGCGTACAGATCCGAAACGTGAAAAGACTAACAGAAACTATCTTTACCTAATTGGAAGTGATAAGTTAAGTACCGATTTACACAACATTTCAGAAGAAATGAACACCAAATATTGTAACATCGATTTAGATTACACCTTTAATGATGATAATGATCCAAACCGTTTTTACTACAGAAGTGATCATTACAACTTTGCAAAAAACAACATTCCTGTAATCTTTTATTTTAATGGAACACATGCAGATTATCACAAACCAAGTGATACGCCAGACAAAATTGAATACGATTTATTAGAAAACAGAACACGTTTAATTTTCTATACCGCTTGGGAATTAGCAAATCGTAAAGACAGAATTATTGTAGATAAAGCAAATTAGTATTTGGGCTTGTCCAACGAAGTTTTAGCGAACTTGGGCGTTCACTACTACGCTAAAAAAAAGCTACGTAGCACCGCGCTATCCACTATATCTTTTTACAAAAAAGCAAAAAAGGATGCCGTTACTATCGCTAACGCAAAAAAAAAGAGTTATAAAATTTTATTTTATAACTCTTTTTTTTTACCTGTCTCTTTTTACAAAAACTAAAAGCGCATAGCCAAACCAATTCCGGTACCATTGGCTATAACTTGATATTCTGGTTTAAACGTTTTATAAGACGTGGCATTTAAAGTCGCATTATATAACTCCACCGCTTTATTCGCATCTTTATTAGCACTAGACCCAAGAGGAATTGCAACAATAGCCAATCCTGCTCCTATTCCTGCAAGCACCCAATTAGGATCACCTCCACTAATGGCTTCTCCAATTGGCCACCCAATTAAAGCTCCACCAGAAAAACTAATAACCG is drawn from Lacinutrix sp. WUR7 and contains these coding sequences:
- a CDS encoding bifunctional alpha/beta hydrolase/OsmC family protein, giving the protein MKSTKLKIENKNGQALQAHLELPANQKPNYYAIFAHCFTCSSTLSAVKNISRALTSHGFGVLRFDFTGLGKSEGEFAESHFSANVDDLIAVSNYMQLHYKAPSLLVGHSLGGAAVIAAGAQLENIKAIATIGAPSSVDHVTHLFSHGINEVKEKGEALVNIGGRPFTINKDFIENFSKTDLPTIVKNLRKPILVMHSPTDTIVGIKNAEEIYHNAHHPKSFITLDGADHLLTNSKDSVYAGNMIGTWVQRYFEPVENEMLETKGEQLVGHLNLLEDNFTTTIQTKNHNLIADEPIAAGGDDFGPSPYDFLSAGLAACTAMTLKMYAQRKKWDLQEVFVYITYSKKHSDDLRMEVDKPTRFDHLQKKLKFVGNLDDKQKQRLKEIASKCPVHRTLQSEVLIDTELV
- a CDS encoding FUSC family protein, which codes for MRKLFIILGLIAAIIAVVLSSLPLFNMAFIPALAALAFGFAAFYSSKKENESKKVVQLIFLLTIVSLCLSIYKAVFSETKVGDTKELEVREQKAEDNAIEELEDLDLSDIKIDPEIRIQEAEDKAIEELEGLDLSK
- a CDS encoding M28 family metallopeptidase — its product is MKMYFLLSAFILIGSCAEKKYATKIENLKDSIVLIDGDLAKKYAATITAKALKIKLYQFASSDFQGRATGEEGQKKAANFLSDFYKSQGIASPIADTTYYQNIPKEFLPEGTNASENVLAFIKGSEKPEEVLIISGHLDHLGIENDEIHFGADDNGSGSVAILEIAKAFRKAELDGYRPKRSILFLHLTAEEIGLQGSLFYTKNPIFKLENTIANLNIDMIGRVDPFHIENPNYIYIIGADRLSKELHYVSEKVNNTTTNLHLEYKYNSEDDSNRYYYRSDHYTFAKHNIPVIFYFNGEHKDYHKPTDTPDKINYAVLEKRTKLIFATAWQLANQENKLLMNTDF
- a CDS encoding aldo/keto reductase, whose amino-acid sequence is MLGLGTAALGRPQYINIRTDKNVNPHLEAFKQNSFNVLEHAYQLGIRYFDTAPGYGLAEDLLLEWLQTKNDPTIQIATKWGYTYVANFDANAKVHEVKEHSLEKLKEQWEVSNAFLPNLKIYQIHSATLETGILNNTDVLRHLAFLKNEHNTQIGITTTGSNQLEVIKKALDVSVEGKQLFDGFQITYNILDQSLEAIAKELVQQDKKIIIKEAVANGRIFRNSKYPEYAKLYDTLETLATKHQVGLDVIALKFCQQNIKNSIVLSGASNTEQLKSNLQVDTITLSEEEINLLKTFKVNPMEYWQERKQLAWN
- a CDS encoding peptide-methionine (S)-S-oxide reductase; its protein translation is MIKIAFGGGCHWCTEAVFQSLKGVEKVEQGFVASNEENSSFSEAVIVHFNPEEITLKIVTEVHLRTHKSTSNHSMREKYRSAIYTFSEAQKEEASDLIKSFQSAFNHQLITQVLPFSVFKGSREAIQNYYIKNPEKPFCKKFIHPKLEMLSKKFSEYLKK
- a CDS encoding M28 family peptidase, whose protein sequence is MKKLLFLFGISTILFSCGSSQNKTATNSTKSQDVTTFGNSITSAELKEALYTYASDEFEGRNTGDPGQKKAVEYLKNHYVNLGIPSALPNNDYFQEVPLQTLSTPEIDLLVNGKSFTNIEDYVSVISSPDGTFDAKEIIYVGYGIDDEKFSSYTNLDVKGKVVLFKAGEPKNSDGNYTISGTDETSKWSNLRQEFVAKREAAENKGAKAVLFYNADAYSFVAKRFGGSHGRMSLVEPPKDLYYFIINTDLAKAIHSTIDTSDKTETLNSAIEFNYKNASNTFESENVVAIIKGSEKPEEYIVVSAHLDHEGIKDGEIYNGADDDGSGTVAILEIAEAFQKAVENGQGPKRSIVFLHVTGEEKGLLGSKYYTDQDPIFPLANTVADLNIDMIGRTDPKREKTNRNYLYLIGSDKLSTDLHNISEEMNTKYCNIDLDYTFNDDNDPNRFYYRSDHYNFAKNNIPVIFYFNGTHADYHKPSDTPDKIEYDLLENRTRLIFYTAWELANRKDRIIVDKAN
- a CDS encoding DUF3108 domain-containing protein, whose translation is MKKIILLLLLSISAVSFAQNNAFQAGEKLSFTASYNMSGLLTDLAEVRMETSQVKTSSATLLRLKCTATTYSKWDNFFKIRDIYESYVNPNTLTPYLYQRDIDEGGHYKFVKYTFNHKSNTVKSLRRQKSKNFDSGFWDRNDVVKINPGTKDLVTTIYHIRNLDIHKAPVGASDSFKVLFDNEETRISFTLLGKETISTNIGKKECYKLAIRIDGSDVLRGNNANILWLTADENKIPVYAKFRVAVGSGELKIKSATGLKN